The DNA region GGAGTTGTTGGCGCGGGTAACACGTACAGCATCATTGTGTCGGGCGCGGATTTAGCGGCGGATACGAGCTTCGATGCGACGGTTGTGGGTAGTGATGAAGCGGGTAATCCGTTCAGTGCGAGCACGACGTCGACTCACACGGTTGATGACGTGGCGGCGGCGACGATCACGGTTGACGACATCACGGCGGATGACGTTGTGAATGCGTCGGAAGCGGGCGGCAATATCGATGTGACGGGCACGGTTGGCGGCGATGCGGCGCCAGGCGACACGGTTAGCTTCACGATCAACGGGAATGATTACAGCGGAGTTGTTGGCGCGGGTAACACGTACAGCATCAGTGTGTCGGGCGCGGATTTAGCGGCGGATACGAGCTTCGATGCGACGGTTGTGGGTAGTGATGAAGCGGGTAATCCGTTCAGTGCGAGCACGACGTCGACTCATATGGTGCCACCGACCTTGGACCTTGATGGCGATGCTGCGGGTACGGGTTATGTTACTAATTATGTAGAAGGAGGTAGCGGTGTAGCAATCGCGGACAGCGATATTACTATTGCTGACGTAGATAGTAATAATTTGCAGTCGGCGACGATTACATTAACCAATGCCGAAGCAGGTGATTTGCTCAATGTGGGTACTTTGCCGTCAGGTATTTCAGCATCGGCTTACAATGCTGCAACAGGTGAATTGACGCTCACTGGTAATGCAAGTCTTGCTGATTATCAATCGGCGATTAAAGCCATTCAATTTGAAAATGATGGCAATGGTTCGGATACCACGCGGGTTATTGAGGTTGTGGTTAACGACGGAGTGAGTAGCAGTGAAGTGGCTGTTACAACGATTAATGTCACAACTATCCCAACGGTATCGATAGATGATGTGTTGGTTCAGGAGCCAGAAACGGGGACGACGACCCTGACCTTCACTGTCGCTATTGATGAGGCATTAACGTCAGATTTAACCTTTGATTTTAATACCGTTGATATTAGTGCCGTAGGCGGTGCAGATTATCAATCGATAGGCGTTACCCAAGGGACGATTGTTGCGGGAAGCACGACGGCGACGATTTCGGTTACGGTGAATAGTGACGCTAATCAATTTGAAGGTGATGAAACATTATCTGTAGATATAAGTAATTTTAATCAAACCGTTAATTTTGAAACCTCAGCTCATACGACGGTAAACGGTATTCAAGGTATTGGTACTATCGGTGCAAATAATGGAGCGCCAGTAGCAGAAGACGACAGCTATGTGACCAGTGAGGACACTGATTTACTCATAGACAATGTGCTGTCGAACGATACCTTGGTAGACGGTGCGGAGGTTAGTAGCTTTACCCAAGCTAGTAATGGATCGGTGATTGATAACGGTGATGGCACGTTTACGTATTCACCCGATAGCGGCTTTACTGGCAGCGATACCTTTACCTACACATTAACAGACGCTGACGGTGAGACTGATACCGCAACGGTAACTGTTACCGTAAGTTCAGGAGCAGCCAACCCGCCTGTAGTTAGTAATGTGCCTGATATCAGCTACACCGAAAATGATGGTGCGACAAATATATTGTCGGGGATATCTATATCCGATTCAGACAGCACGAACCTATCCTCTGTGGTGGTGCGTATAGACGGCTATCTGCCCAGCCAAGATGTCTTGGACTTTATTACTGCAGGTACCAGCGTGGTTGCGACAACCTCCGTATCTGGCGGGACGTGGGAATTGACCTTGAGTGGCGGTGCCGATATCAATGAGTATCTCTCAGTCTTAGGGTCATTAAACTATGAAAATAGCTCTGAAAACCCTAGCTCTTCGCCAAGAAATATCACTGTTGAAGCTTACGATGACGAGTTTAACAACTTGTTTGGAACAGATGCGGGCACCATTTCTGTTACACCAGTAAATGATGGGCCAGAGGTTGTTGATGGCTCAGTGTTCGTTCTTGACAGTAGCGATGATAATGCATTGGGGATTGTGGCCCCAACCGATCCTGATACGGATGACGCGGCATTAGTGATTACGGTCACGGGTTTACCTACGGGGCTAGGTACGGTGACGTTGGCCGATGGCACGGCGGTGGCGATTGGCGATACCTTAACGATAGCGCAACTTGAAAACTTGCAGTTTGATGCTGGCGCCAATCAGGGACAGGGCGACTTCACCTACGATGTCTTCGACGGCGAGATAACGACGTCGGCCACGACAACGATAAATGTTGGCTCAACTGAAGCGGATACAGGGACTGTTTACGAAAGCGCATTGAGTGATGGAACCGGTGGCGGTGTTACCACGGTCACAGGGAATTTATTAGAGAATGATGCTACTGCTACGGGTTCGACCACACTCGATTCAGTAAATGGTGTGTCGCCTTCTGGTGGTGTGATTACGATTACGACTGGTATTGGCACCTTAACGGTATACGCCGACAATACTACGGCGGGGCACAGTGCCGGTGATTATGAATATGTCCTCAACACGGCAGATAGTAGTGGCAACGATGTTGATGAGGTTTTCAGTTACACCTTTACTGAAAATGGGGTTGCACTGTCAGATAACTTAACCATTTCAGTTATCGATGATGTCCCAGTTGCTAACGATGTTTATGAATCCGTTCCAGAATCTGAAGAGCAGGTATTTAACTTAGTACTAACCTTAGATGTCTCAGGCAGTATGGGATGGCAGCTAGATAGTAATAATGTCGCCATAGGTGAGCCGTCGCGTTTAGATGTCGCTAAAGAAGCCTTGGGTGCATTGAGTCAGCAATTCTTTAATCAGTCTTCACAGGTAACGGTGACGTTGCTGTCCTTTGCGAGTAATGCCTCAACGGTTGGCACGTATACTGACTTTGAAAGTTTCGAGACAGCGTTGAATGGCTTGTCCGCAAATGGTGGTACTAACTACTCTAATGCGGTTGACCTGATTGAAGATGAATTTAGGGATGATATTTCTGCGCAAAATCCCGCGAATGGAGTGCAGAACATCTCTTATTTTGTGTCTGACGGTGTGTCTTCGTCATCACCGATTGGCAGTGGCTTTGATACCTATGTTAATAGCAATGAGATTGATTCTTTTGCTGTTGGTATTGGCCCTGGCTTGGCGAATGGCAGTGCGGATCTTGATTTTATCCACAATATCGATTCATTGGGGCAGGGTGGGACGACGGACGGTGCCATCATTGTTGCGGATATCAATGAGCTAGAAGCGGAACTGTTGAATACGGTGCCCACAGCCTTTGGTGGCAGTATTGCGGTGCAAGGCAGTGTGCAAAATATCGCGTTTGGCGCAGACGATGGGTATGTGCAAAGCATCACTATGGATATCGATGGTACTGATTATACCTTTAGTTATAACGGTACATCGGTTTCAGTTTCTCCTGCCCTGGCGGGCGTTGTCATTGACGGTTCAGAGGTCACTATTGGGCCCAATGTGACAGGCTTTGATTTAGGTACCTTTGCCATTGATTTGGCGGATGGAACATACACCTTTAGCTCGCCCAATGGTAACGCTGGGAATCAATTGCTGTTTGACTACACCGCAGTGGATGGTGATGGCGATACCGCTAGCGGTCAGGCTACGATTGATATTGAAGATGATGCACCGACGGCTAATGACGACCTGCACTCCATCAGCGCGGGCGAAATTGCCGAAGGTAATGTGATTAATGCCATGGGTACGGATGGTGGTCCTGCATTAGGGTCTAACTTTACGCCGTTTGCCGCACAAGGTGATGGCGTTGATAAAGTGGTTGATGACGCAAGCATCACCGAGATGACCTATCGAGGAGAAAGTTTTGATCTTGATTTTGATAGTGGCAGTATTCCCGCAAGTGGCACATCGGGTACTCTAAGCTGGGATTACAGTATTACCACCGATGTGTTTGGCAATGAAATTGCTCAGGTTGTTGTTAAGGATAGCAGTGACTTTGCAGTATTAACCTTTAATAACACCGGTTATTATCGCTTTGCGCCAGCAGCCGAAGTGTCGGTGAATACAACATCGCAAACCAATGTAAACAATGCAGACTTTGATATTGCGGTCCGTAAAGGTGGTGCGTCGCTTGTCTACAATAATGACGGTGTTGGTGTCTCTGGTGGTAATGGCGAGTTATTGAGCTCTGGTGAAGCAATCACGCTAACCTTTGACAGCGCGGCATTACCAAATGGGGTTAATAATTTATCTCTGACTTTTGATGATTACCAATCCAGTTATGGCGACCGTGTTCGGGTCCTTGTAACTCACGATACTGATGGCGATGGTATTTTTACAACTACGACGATAGATCGAAGTGCGCAAAATAATAGCCAAGAAACCTTAGACTTGTCGGCATACTCGTCCGTTACCGTGGTGGATATTGAATACATTGGATCTGGATTTGATACGGGCTTATTTAACGTGACATACAGCCCGCAAGTTGAAGGAAGTGTGACGCCAGAGCCCGAAATTATTGGTTATACATTAACCGATGTTGATGGCCAGTCAGATTCAGCGCAGCTGGCAATTTATACCATCGAGAATG from Zhongshania aliphaticivorans includes:
- a CDS encoding Ig-like domain-containing protein, with protein sequence MTGTVGGDAAPGDTVSFTINGNDYSGVVGAGNTYSIIVSGADLAADTSFDATVVGSDEAGNPFSASTTSTHTVDDVAAATITVDDITADDVVNASEAGGNIDVTGTVGGDAAPGDTVSFTINGNDYSGVVGAGNTYSISVSGADLAADTSFDATVVGSDEAGNPFSASTTSTHMVPPTLDLDGDAAGTGYVTNYVEGGSGVAIADSDITIADVDSNNLQSATITLTNAEAGDLLNVGTLPSGISASAYNAATGELTLTGNASLADYQSAIKAIQFENDGNGSDTTRVIEVVVNDGVSSSEVAVTTINVTTIPTVSIDDVLVQEPETGTTTLTFTVAIDEALTSDLTFDFNTVDISAVGGADYQSIGVTQGTIVAGSTTATISVTVNSDANQFEGDETLSVDISNFNQTVNFETSAHTTVNGIQGIGTIGANNGAPVAEDDSYVTSEDTDLLIDNVLSNDTLVDGAEVSSFTQASNGSVIDNGDGTFTYSPDSGFTGSDTFTYTLTDADGETDTATVTVTVSSGAANPPVVSNVPDISYTENDGATNILSGISISDSDSTNLSSVVVRIDGYLPSQDVLDFITAGTSVVATTSVSGGTWELTLSGGADINEYLSVLGSLNYENSSENPSSSPRNITVEAYDDEFNNLFGTDAGTISVTPVNDGPEVVDGSVFVLDSSDDNALGIVAPTDPDTDDAALVITVTGLPTGLGTVTLADGTAVAIGDTLTIAQLENLQFDAGANQGQGDFTYDVFDGEITTSATTTINVGSTEADTGTVYESALSDGTGGGVTTVTGNLLENDATATGSTTLDSVNGVSPSGGVITITTGIGTLTVYADNTTAGHSAGDYEYVLNTADSSGNDVDEVFSYTFTENGVALSDNLTISVIDDVPVANDVYESVPESEEQVFNLVLTLDVSGSMGWQLDSNNVAIGEPSRLDVAKEALGALSQQFFNQSSQVTVTLLSFASNASTVGTYTDFESFETALNGLSANGGTNYSNAVDLIEDEFRDDISAQNPANGVQNISYFVSDGVSSSSPIGSGFDTYVNSNEIDSFAVGIGPGLANGSADLDFIHNIDSLGQGGTTDGAIIVADINELEAELLNTVPTAFGGSIAVQGSVQNIAFGADDGYVQSITMDIDGTDYTFSYNGTSVSVSPALAGVVIDGSEVTIGPNVTGFDLGTFAIDLADGTYTFSSPNGNAGNQLLFDYTAVDGDGDTASGQATIDIEDDAPTANDDLHSISAGEIAEGNVINAMGTDGGPALGSNFTPFAAQGDGVDKVVDDASITEMTYRGESFDLDFDSGSIPASGTSGTLSWDYSITTDVFGNEIAQVVVKDSSDFAVLTFNNTGYYRFAPAAEVSVNTTSQTNVNNADFDIAVRKGGASLVYNNDGVGVSGGNGELLSSGEAITLTFDSAALPNGVNNLSLTFDDYQSSYGDRVRVLVTHDTDGDGIFTTTTIDRSAQNNSQETLDLSAYSSVTVVDIEYIGSGFDTGLFNVTYSPQVEGSVTPEPEIIGYTLTDVDGQSDSAQLAIYTIENEISGTDNADSIAGGDLNDAITGGDGMDILSGGAGHDTLSGGLGDDTLLGGQGVDNLLGGEGDDSLLGGAGDDHLTGGTGDDTLDGGTGDDILLGGDGDDTLYGGAGNDELEGGRGNDVLYGGAGDDSLLGGDGSDTLYGGQGDDTLSGGRNSDTFVWNSTDKGSTASPASDIITDFTTGVGGDVLDLSDLLQGEENGTLTDYLSFQSDGSGNTILSIDSAGDSPFSADQTITLSGVDLTGAGTLSDQDIINNLLSNGNIIID